Genomic segment of Fundidesulfovibrio magnetotacticus:
GAGGACTTCCCCGCTTCCCTGGCGCAGTGGCGTCTTGCCCGCGAGGAAACGTTCTCTCCGGAGCTGCTCAAGGTCCTGCGGCCGACCGACTACCTCTACAGGGTCTACACGACGAACAACGGGGACGCCGTGCACCTCTACATCGGCTACCACGACGGAACCCGCAACGCCGGGCAGATCCACTCCCCCAAGAACTGCCTGCCGGGCGGCGGCTGGTACGAGGTCTCGTCCCGCAAGACCTCCCTGCCACTTCCGGACGGATCGAGCATCCCCCTGGTGGAGGCCGTCTACAAACACGGCGAGACCACGGAGGTCATGCTCTACTGGTTCGAGGCAGGCGGAGTCGAGGTGACCAACGAATACGCCTTCAAGCTCAAGGAGGTGGAGAACTCCATCTTCCGCGGCAGACGGGACGCGGCGTTCGTGCGCATCGGGGTGACCACCAGGGGCGACTCCCTGGACGCCGCCTTCCAGCAGGCGAGGCGCTTCCTCGGGGATGCATGGCAGAGCCTCAGGTGGCACCTACCCTCCTGACGGACAAGCGAGAGCACGCAGCATGATCCAGACAACCATCCTCGTCCTGAGCGTGCTCGCTTCCGCGGCCCTGGCGCTGCGGATGTTCTTCCTGCGCGGCAACGCCCCGGGGCTGCGGACAGGGGTAGCGGCCCTCTTGCTCTGCGCGGCCCTCGAGGCCCTGGACAGCATGCTCCTGGCACAGGCGTCAGCGTCCC
This window contains:
- a CDS encoding exosortase C-terminal domain/associated protein EpsI, which gives rise to MRIHRYVLSILLVGAAGLFMGLHTTVPTYLPVPLEDFPASLAQWRLAREETFSPELLKVLRPTDYLYRVYTTNNGDAVHLYIGYHDGTRNAGQIHSPKNCLPGGGWYEVSSRKTSLPLPDGSSIPLVEAVYKHGETTEVMLYWFEAGGVEVTNEYAFKLKEVENSIFRGRRDAAFVRIGVTTRGDSLDAAFQQARRFLGDAWQSLRWHLPS